One region of Marivirga arenosa genomic DNA includes:
- a CDS encoding ExbD/TolR family protein has translation MSMKSRHNVDPAFSMSSMTDIIFLLLIFFMLTSSFITPSGLPVNLPSSKSTNIVMQKVSVTITADMLYFVNDRRVAVSDLETAIQRELRNADEGVVVLHIDKTVPTEYLVKVAGIAASLKAKVSIAAQPNE, from the coding sequence ATGTCAATGAAATCAAGACATAATGTAGATCCAGCATTTAGCATGTCATCGATGACTGACATCATATTTTTGTTGCTTATATTTTTCATGCTTACTTCTTCTTTTATTACGCCTTCTGGTTTACCGGTTAATTTGCCTTCCAGTAAATCTACCAATATCGTAATGCAAAAAGTTAGCGTTACGATAACAGCAGATATGCTTTATTTCGTTAATGATAGGAGAGTTGCTGTTTCTGACCTAGAAACTGCTATTCAAAGAGAATTAAGAAATGCGGACGAAGGAGTTGTAGTTTTACATATCGACAAAACTGTTCCTACAGAATATCTAGTAAAAGTAGCAGGAATAGCAGCCTCATTAAAAGCAAAAGTATCAATTGCTGCACAACCGAATGAGTGA
- a CDS encoding SPOR domain-containing protein produces MAKKDKKDEEYKDENLHNGPDQDDEDFGLPDLDDESDSDQSDDFNTTEDDKEVETSFDTSETSETSDEPFSMEDYDPNPFGDDDDETQEEPTATEEEKKPVASYTPPKKQSAAPIIITLSIIIIAAVALVYFFFLKEPEKEPVVEEPVQDTTTYVVEKPVEPEEPEVIEPEEPEVGVVNTLNSRTGRSYVVVGSFFDEDLAKDYAEELIKDGTNAYIIPPFGKSKFNRVAIEETESFAAASTRATELSGQFKEQPWPLKY; encoded by the coding sequence ATGGCCAAGAAGGACAAAAAAGACGAAGAGTATAAAGACGAAAACTTACATAATGGACCGGATCAAGATGATGAGGATTTCGGTTTGCCTGATTTAGATGATGAAAGCGATTCTGATCAATCTGATGACTTCAACACTACTGAGGATGATAAAGAGGTAGAAACTTCATTTGATACTTCAGAAACCTCAGAGACTTCTGATGAGCCTTTTTCCATGGAAGATTATGATCCAAATCCATTTGGAGACGATGATGATGAAACTCAAGAAGAACCAACTGCTACTGAAGAAGAAAAAAAGCCAGTAGCTTCTTATACTCCACCTAAAAAGCAATCAGCTGCTCCGATTATTATTACCTTATCAATTATTATAATTGCTGCAGTTGCTTTAGTATATTTTTTCTTCCTAAAAGAGCCTGAAAAAGAGCCAGTAGTAGAAGAGCCAGTTCAAGATACAACAACTTATGTGGTTGAAAAACCAGTTGAGCCTGAAGAACCAGAAGTTATTGAACCTGAAGAACCAGAAGTTGGAGTAGTGAATACACTAAATTCTAGAACAGGTCGTTCATATGTTGTTGTAGGAAGTTTCTTTGATGAAGATCTTGCGAAGGACTATGCAGAAGAACTTATAAAAGATGGAACGAATGCTTATATCATTCCTCCATTTGGAAAAAGTAAATTCAATAGAGTGGCTATTGAAGAAACTGAAAGTTTTGCTGCAGCTAGTACAAGAGCTACAGAATTATCAGGACAATTTAAAGAACAACCTTGGCCTTTGAAATATTGA
- a CDS encoding MotA/TolQ/ExbB proton channel family protein codes for MTLLQVTTLADSAAVNAQENSVNLFDLLLKGGYVMIPLLLLSAAAIAIFVERVLTIKKSSKTPTGLLDQVKSLVSDGKIDEAKMLCSQNETPIAKMLEKGVSRIGSPLKNIEVSIENVGKVEIYRLEKNLSLLATISGAAPMIGFLGTVTGMIQAFIAIAQEEGSVSPKLLSEGIYEAMITTAVGLSVGIIAYLGYNYLVTQVQKVIHKMEYTSVEFIDLLQESK; via the coding sequence ATGACACTATTACAAGTTACTACCCTTGCAGATTCTGCAGCGGTAAACGCTCAAGAAAACAGCGTTAATTTGTTTGACTTACTTTTAAAAGGGGGATATGTTATGATTCCCCTTTTGTTATTATCGGCAGCGGCAATTGCAATTTTTGTTGAAAGAGTATTAACCATTAAGAAATCTTCCAAGACACCGACTGGCCTTCTAGATCAGGTAAAATCCTTGGTTTCTGATGGTAAGATTGATGAAGCAAAAATGCTATGCAGTCAAAATGAAACCCCCATAGCTAAAATGTTAGAGAAGGGAGTTTCTAGAATTGGTAGTCCTCTTAAAAACATTGAGGTGTCTATCGAAAATGTAGGAAAAGTAGAGATTTACAGATTAGAAAAGAATCTTTCTCTATTAGCTACAATATCAGGTGCGGCACCTATGATTGGTTTCCTAGGGACTGTTACGGGTATGATTCAAGCTTTTATAGCCATTGCACAGGAAGAAGGCTCAGTTAGTCCTAAATTATTATCTGAAGGGATTTATGAGGCCATGATCACAACGGCTGTAGGTCTTTCGGTGGGTATTATTGCTTATTTAGGATATAATTACTTAGTTACTCAAGTTCAGAAAGTAATCCATAAAATGGAATATACTTCGGTTGAGTTTATTGATTTATTACAAGAATCTAAATAA
- a CDS encoding TonB-dependent receptor, which produces MTQRRINMLKYVLIVILSFPIAVLAQDNWNQEGDLEDSQVIIEKDRKIDLARVNRDFKKVPNAKSSQSSIDVKFNSKQFIPELNKLSPRIRVLTIQDEKLEKLYGSQVKLGGGNYGASYFEGNFSSKRNKDKSYGLNLLHQSFANGPIDGRNSGSGYQNINPYGKFIFQNAALSADAFYERNNNYLYGYDTTLVNEVDRDSIQRTYHSIGANIKLEDRNDNSNYHYKLGLNTYQLFSNIENSEFSFNYALDNSYDINEDISAYFNLNGFLSNLNFNAIDSSQNRNLIRFQPGIYYNWNDLRIKAGIIIAYENDTLENLGKTHLFPDLNAEYTVFDKLSLFIGIKGDIRANQYRSFLNENPYLDNTIPVFNTLMPVKFYGGVNGAISNVLGYEVGGSIASVQYNYGFTAIFDESEGELRYAPRYFIDKNTEANAYLALSTNLDNLNIDLRGDYFYYNVGDNQLMPFRPQFQLKLNSDYLIADKLKIGLNAHLQGAMNNENIFLEENANYSFNIDEAIPPIYDLGIKLAYQLSNRSQIFLHANNLIANKYEYFLGYPNRGFQVLGGFTYSF; this is translated from the coding sequence GGATAATTGGAATCAAGAAGGTGATCTAGAGGATTCTCAGGTGATCATTGAGAAGGATAGAAAGATTGATTTAGCAAGGGTAAATAGAGATTTTAAAAAAGTGCCGAATGCTAAATCAAGTCAATCTTCCATTGATGTGAAATTCAATTCAAAACAGTTTATTCCTGAACTTAATAAATTGTCTCCTCGGATTAGAGTTTTGACTATTCAAGATGAAAAACTTGAGAAATTATATGGAAGCCAAGTAAAATTAGGGGGTGGAAATTATGGAGCTTCATATTTTGAAGGCAATTTCTCTAGCAAAAGAAATAAAGATAAAAGCTATGGTTTAAATCTACTACATCAAAGCTTTGCTAATGGACCTATTGATGGAAGGAATTCAGGCTCCGGATATCAAAACATAAATCCATATGGAAAATTTATATTTCAAAATGCAGCTCTTTCAGCTGACGCATTTTATGAAAGAAATAATAACTATTTGTATGGTTATGATACAACCTTAGTAAATGAAGTAGATCGAGATAGTATTCAAAGAACCTATCATTCAATTGGAGCTAATATAAAACTAGAAGATCGAAATGATAATTCTAATTACCATTATAAGTTGGGCTTAAATACATATCAACTATTTTCTAATATTGAAAATTCAGAGTTTTCATTTAACTATGCCTTAGATAATAGTTATGATATTAATGAAGACATCTCTGCCTATTTCAATCTAAATGGATTTCTCTCTAACCTTAATTTCAATGCAATAGATTCTAGTCAAAATAGGAATTTAATTCGTTTCCAACCTGGCATCTATTATAATTGGAATGATTTGAGAATAAAGGCGGGAATTATTATTGCCTATGAAAACGACACATTAGAGAATTTGGGCAAGACACATCTTTTTCCAGATTTGAATGCTGAGTATACTGTGTTCGATAAATTAAGTTTATTTATTGGAATTAAAGGTGATATAAGAGCAAATCAATATAGAAGCTTCTTAAATGAAAATCCTTATTTAGACAATACCATTCCAGTATTTAATACTTTAATGCCTGTAAAATTCTATGGTGGAGTGAATGGTGCCATCAGTAATGTATTAGGCTATGAAGTAGGAGGAAGTATTGCATCTGTTCAATATAATTACGGTTTTACTGCTATTTTTGATGAATCGGAGGGTGAATTAAGATATGCTCCTAGATATTTTATAGATAAAAATACCGAAGCCAATGCTTACTTGGCATTATCTACCAATCTAGATAATTTGAATATAGATTTAAGAGGAGACTATTTCTATTATAATGTTGGCGATAATCAATTAATGCCATTTAGACCACAGTTTCAACTCAAGCTGAATTCAGATTATCTAATTGCTGACAAACTAAAAATAGGATTGAATGCACATTTACAAGGTGCTATGAACAATGAAAATATATTCTTAGAAGAAAATGCTAATTATTCCTTTAATATAGATGAAGCTATACCACCCATATATGATTTAGGAATAAAATTAGCATATCAATTGAGCAATAGAAGCCAGATTTTCTTACATGCTAATAACCTGATAGCCAACAAATATGAGTATTTCTTGGGTTATCCTAACCGTGGGTTCCAAGTTTTGGGAGGTTTCACATATTCATTTTAA